One Candidatus Zixiibacteriota bacterium DNA segment encodes these proteins:
- a CDS encoding YggS family pyridoxal phosphate-dependent enzyme: protein MGLIGDNLKIVNAQIADACYKFGRRREDIMLVGISKTKGVDVIKEACQAGLTHLGENRIQEASEKIPIIGEGPVWHMVGHLQSNKAKKAVGLFDIIESIDSLKLAKVIGDECAKIGKKMKILLEVNSSGEASKYGLQPGDVLAFAVEINKLENLELSGLMTVGPFTNNLEQIDKSFDLTQKLYKQMQDKFGAKISILSMGMSSDFERAIKYGNTELRIGTAIFGARNVII, encoded by the coding sequence ATGGGATTAATTGGCGATAATTTAAAAATAGTAAATGCTCAAATTGCCGACGCCTGCTATAAATTCGGCCGGCGAAGAGAAGATATCATGCTGGTTGGAATCAGCAAAACCAAAGGCGTTGATGTTATAAAAGAGGCTTGTCAGGCAGGTTTGACGCATCTCGGCGAAAACAGGATTCAGGAAGCATCGGAGAAAATCCCGATAATCGGCGAGGGACCTGTATGGCACATGGTTGGTCATCTGCAGTCAAATAAAGCTAAGAAGGCAGTCGGATTATTCGATATAATCGAATCGATTGACAGTTTAAAGCTGGCCAAAGTAATAGGCGACGAGTGCGCTAAAATTGGCAAAAAAATGAAAATCCTGCTTGAGGTAAACTCATCCGGCGAAGCCTCCAAATACGGTTTGCAGCCGGGGGATGTTTTAGCATTTGCCGTAGAAATAAATAAGCTTGAAAATCTGGAGCTTTCGGGATTAATGACAGTAGGACCATTTACAAATAACCTGGAACAGATTGATAAATCGTTTGATTTAACACAGAAATTGTATAAGCAGATGCAGGATAAATTTGGCGCTAAAATTTCGATTCTATCAATGGGTATGTCATCCGATTTTGAGCGGGCTATAAAGTATGGTAATACCGAACTTAGAATCGGCACAGCCATATTTGGAGCGCGAAACGTAATTATTTAG
- a CDS encoding DivIVA domain-containing protein codes for MKITPLDIKKQEFETRFRGFDKTEVASFLEMVSEEVENLIRENMELKEKLKRASDKLTNYTKIEAALQNTLVATQESAEQMKVAAEEKAELIVREANSRADKIVDDIYEKITDLRREYSSLKNQKAAFLVNFRSLLDSQLNLLGMMEKQAAQIDRALIIKKKAELTDSDVDKVVEEFTKDNEPISDRKIDVQKAVKDNK; via the coding sequence ATGAAAATCACGCCTTTAGATATTAAAAAGCAGGAATTCGAGACCAGATTTCGCGGTTTCGATAAAACGGAAGTGGCTTCATTTCTGGAGATGGTTTCAGAGGAAGTTGAAAACCTCATCCGTGAAAACATGGAGCTTAAAGAAAAGCTCAAAAGAGCTTCCGATAAGCTGACTAATTATACGAAAATAGAAGCAGCGCTTCAAAATACGCTGGTAGCGACACAGGAATCTGCCGAGCAGATGAAAGTTGCGGCGGAGGAAAAAGCCGAGTTGATTGTTCGCGAGGCTAACAGCCGAGCGGATAAAATAGTCGATGATATTTATGAGAAAATCACAGATTTAAGACGAGAATATTCATCACTAAAAAATCAAAAGGCCGCTTTTTTAGTTAATTTTCGCTCCTTGCTCGATTCGCAGCTAAATCTCCTGGGGATGATGGAAAAGCAAGCCGCACAAATAGATAGAGCTTTGATTATTAAGAAAAAAGCCGAATTGACTGATTCTGATGTTGACAAGGTAGTCGAGGAATTTACTAAGGATAATGAGCCGATTTCTGACAGGAAAATTGATGTCCAGAAGGCTGTTAAAGATAACAAATAG
- a CDS encoding purine-nucleoside phosphorylase yields the protein MENLKQMIDDAVKFIRTKTDESPKIGIILGTGLGGLAKTIKRDVEVPYDQIPHFPVSTVESHAGRLLFGSVAGKRVVAMEGRFHFYEGYSFKQVTFPVRVMKALGIEILVVSNAAGGMNPQFSKGEICLITDHINFQGHNPLIGKNDDDIGPRFPDMYNCYDKDLREIAIKTALDENITLHRGVYVGVTGPNLETAAEYRFLRIIGGDLVGMSSVPEVIAARHQGTKVVAFSVVTDMGLPDALEPCSHQKIVAAAEIAEPKLSKLIEKTVERM from the coding sequence ATGGAAAATCTTAAACAAATGATTGATGATGCTGTAAAATTCATTCGCACAAAAACTGATGAATCTCCCAAAATTGGCATTATACTCGGTACCGGATTGGGCGGCTTGGCTAAGACTATCAAAAGAGATGTTGAAGTTCCTTATGACCAGATTCCACATTTTCCCGTCTCTACGGTTGAGAGTCATGCCGGCAGACTGCTGTTTGGCTCGGTTGCAGGTAAAAGAGTTGTGGCGATGGAAGGTCGTTTTCATTTTTACGAGGGATATTCATTCAAGCAGGTAACATTCCCTGTCAGAGTCATGAAAGCTTTGGGAATAGAAATATTAGTCGTCTCGAATGCGGCTGGTGGAATGAACCCTCAATTCTCCAAAGGCGAAATTTGTTTGATTACCGACCATATTAATTTTCAGGGACATAATCCGCTAATTGGCAAAAACGATGATGATATAGGTCCCCGTTTTCCAGATATGTATAATTGTTATGATAAAGACCTTCGGGAAATCGCCATCAAGACGGCGCTTGATGAAAACATTACTCTTCATCGGGGCGTCTATGTAGGTGTTACCGGCCCAAATCTCGAAACAGCGGCTGAGTATCGTTTTCTGCGGATTATCGGCGGCGATCTCGTTGGCATGTCATCGGTACCGGAGGTGATAGCGGCTCGTCATCAGGGCACAAAGGTTGTTGCATTTTCGGTTGTTACCGATATGGGGCTGCCGGATGCTCTTGAACCATGTTCGCACCAGAAAATTGTTGCCGCAGCAGAAATCGCCGAGCCGAAACTTTCGAAACTAATAGAGAAAACCGTGGAGCGGATGTAG
- a CDS encoding isoleucine--tRNA ligase codes for MFAPENCCRSRNRRAETFETNRENRGADVVFRQYDKSFNLPKLEEDILKFWDDNDIFKKTMKLRESGRRYVFYEGPPSANGLPGIHHALSRTVKDSICRYKTMQDCFIERKAGWDTHGLPVELGVEKQLGFVSKDEIEKYGIGKFNRKCRESVFKYKTEWDEFTRKIGFWLDLNNPYMTYTNEYIESVWWILKKFHDENLLYKGYKILPWCPRCGTALSSHEVAQGYEEVADPSIYVKIKLKDSPDTYFLVWTTTPWTLISNAAVALSAEEKYVTIKHDGQKLILAAARLSVIEGEYEVIDEKPGRDYEYTEYEPLFPYMADVAEKAYIAVMADFVTMEDGTGIVHIAPAFGADDYNVGQKYGITVLQAVDTAGNFIDKITPWAGKFVKKADPKITQDLKQRNLLYKEEKYTHTYPFCWRCKTPLLYYARSSWFIRTTSYKDKMIEANNKIEWYPPEIGSGRLGEWLENNIDWALSRERYWGTPLPIWICESCGKEIAVGSIDQLTEMAINMPDELDLHRPVVDNIKLRCPGCGKEASRVPEVIDGWFDSGSMPYAQMHYPFENKDEFEEKYFPTEFIAEGLDQTRGWFYVMLAISVFFSGRSSYKRCIVNNMVLDKNGKKMSKSLGNVGNPKELIAKYGADVLRWYLVNGSQIWLPKRFDDKGVLEVLRKFFSTLQNSYSFFALYADLDKFDPSIDRPDSFPLIDTWLSSRLNGLIKECTEAYEDFDLTRASRLISTFVVDELSNWWIKRSRKRFWGAKMSDDKLAAYHVLFDSLITVCKLMAPISPFMSEDIYRRLTESFEGFSESVHHCDFPIADEALIDNKLDYVMETAIDIVHLGRAARKQANIKVRQPLSRLVVMNDTGKAPAGLENLFRVILEEINVKEIEFINDGSKYITFIAEPLFNRIGPKYGKLASKVAEIVKSLTYNQILQIQEKGSLKIIVDDSEYLLTLDEITVKVVAEEGYAAAVDNRLKAAIDLTMTEELLAEGFARELINKIQNMRRDSGFEVTDRIKLGVSHSEQCSKAIDLFGDYIKNETLTVELDNNTDRGTGKEWNINGVVTLIAIEKL; via the coding sequence ATGTTCGCACCAGAAAATTGTTGCCGCAGCAGAAATCGCCGAGCCGAAACTTTCGAAACTAATAGAGAAAACCGTGGAGCGGATGTAGTGTTTCGACAATATGATAAAAGCTTCAATCTGCCAAAACTCGAGGAAGATATCCTTAAGTTCTGGGATGATAACGACATATTCAAAAAGACAATGAAACTGCGCGAAAGCGGCAGGCGCTATGTTTTCTATGAAGGACCGCCATCGGCAAACGGTCTGCCCGGCATCCATCATGCCTTGTCCAGAACAGTTAAAGATTCCATTTGCCGGTACAAAACGATGCAGGACTGCTTTATCGAACGAAAAGCCGGTTGGGATACGCATGGTCTGCCGGTTGAGCTGGGAGTTGAAAAACAACTTGGGTTTGTGTCTAAGGACGAAATTGAAAAGTACGGCATCGGCAAATTTAACCGGAAATGCCGAGAATCTGTTTTTAAATACAAAACCGAATGGGATGAATTCACTCGTAAGATAGGCTTTTGGCTCGATTTGAATAATCCATATATGACCTATACGAATGAATATATCGAATCGGTGTGGTGGATTTTGAAAAAATTTCACGATGAGAATCTTCTTTATAAAGGCTATAAAATCCTTCCCTGGTGTCCCCGATGCGGCACTGCATTGTCCTCACATGAGGTTGCTCAGGGTTATGAGGAAGTTGCCGACCCATCGATTTACGTTAAAATAAAGCTTAAGGATTCCCCCGATACTTATTTCCTTGTTTGGACAACTACGCCATGGACATTAATATCAAATGCGGCGGTAGCTTTATCAGCTGAGGAAAAGTATGTTACCATTAAACATGACGGCCAAAAGCTTATCCTTGCCGCCGCCCGTTTGTCGGTTATTGAGGGCGAATATGAAGTTATAGATGAAAAGCCGGGACGCGATTACGAATATACGGAATATGAGCCATTATTCCCATATATGGCTGATGTCGCCGAGAAAGCTTATATTGCAGTCATGGCAGATTTTGTTACAATGGAGGATGGCACCGGAATAGTCCATATTGCGCCGGCTTTCGGCGCGGATGACTATAATGTCGGGCAAAAGTATGGCATAACTGTTCTTCAGGCAGTTGATACTGCCGGTAATTTTATCGACAAAATAACTCCTTGGGCAGGGAAATTCGTAAAGAAAGCCGACCCGAAAATCACCCAAGATTTAAAGCAAAGAAACCTGTTGTATAAAGAAGAAAAATATACTCATACATATCCTTTCTGCTGGCGATGCAAAACCCCGCTTTTGTATTACGCCAGAAGTTCATGGTTTATCAGAACGACCTCATATAAAGACAAGATGATTGAGGCCAATAATAAAATCGAGTGGTATCCGCCGGAAATAGGTTCCGGCAGACTTGGCGAATGGCTCGAAAATAACATCGATTGGGCCTTATCGCGGGAACGCTACTGGGGCACGCCTTTGCCAATTTGGATATGTGAATCATGCGGTAAAGAGATTGCTGTCGGCAGTATCGATCAATTGACCGAAATGGCAATTAATATGCCCGATGAGTTAGACCTTCACCGGCCGGTAGTTGACAATATCAAGCTGAGATGTCCCGGTTGCGGCAAAGAGGCCAGCCGAGTTCCAGAGGTTATTGACGGCTGGTTTGATTCCGGGTCTATGCCTTATGCACAGATGCATTATCCGTTTGAGAATAAAGATGAATTTGAGGAAAAATATTTCCCAACCGAATTTATCGCCGAGGGCCTCGACCAGACGCGCGGCTGGTTTTATGTGATGCTGGCTATCAGTGTGTTTTTCTCGGGACGTTCAAGCTATAAGCGGTGTATTGTCAATAATATGGTTCTCGATAAAAACGGCAAGAAAATGTCTAAAAGCTTAGGCAATGTTGGCAACCCCAAAGAGCTTATCGCTAAATACGGCGCTGATGTTCTCAGGTGGTATCTGGTAAATGGTTCGCAAATCTGGCTTCCCAAGCGTTTTGATGATAAAGGCGTGCTTGAGGTGTTGAGAAAATTCTTCTCGACCCTGCAAAACAGCTACTCATTCTTTGCCTTGTATGCAGATTTGGATAAATTCGACCCGTCTATTGATAGACCCGATAGTTTTCCCCTTATCGATACCTGGCTAAGCTCGCGTTTGAATGGGCTAATCAAAGAATGCACAGAGGCTTATGAGGATTTCGATTTGACCCGCGCCTCAAGGCTAATCTCAACATTTGTTGTCGACGAGTTGTCGAATTGGTGGATTAAACGAAGTCGTAAACGCTTCTGGGGCGCCAAAATGAGTGATGATAAACTGGCGGCATATCACGTTCTTTTTGATTCGCTGATTACAGTCTGCAAACTTATGGCTCCAATATCGCCGTTCATGTCGGAGGATATTTACCGTCGATTAACGGAATCATTTGAAGGGTTTAGTGAATCGGTTCATCATTGCGATTTCCCAATTGCAGACGAAGCATTAATAGATAATAAACTCGATTATGTTATGGAAACTGCTATTGATATAGTTCATCTTGGCCGAGCCGCTCGCAAGCAAGCCAATATCAAAGTGCGTCAGCCGCTTTCTCGACTGGTAGTTATGAATGATACCGGCAAAGCGCCAGCCGGTTTGGAAAATCTGTTTCGGGTGATTTTAGAGGAAATAAATGTAAAAGAAATTGAATTTATAAATGATGGCAGTAAATACATCACTTTTATAGCCGAACCGCTGTTTAACCGGATTGGACCAAAATACGGCAAACTTGCCTCAAAGGTGGCTGAAATAGTTAAGTCGTTAACATATAATCAGATACTCCAGATTCAAGAAAAAGGTTCGCTAAAAATTATAGTTGATGACAGCGAATATTTGTTGACCTTAGATGAGATAACTGTTAAAGTAGTAGCTGAAGAAGGGTATGCGGCCGCGGTAGACAATCGACTTAAGGCTGCCATAGACCTGACAATGACTGAGGAATTGTTAGCCGAGGGATTTGCCCGAGAACTAATTAACAAAATTCAAAATATGCGGAGGGATTCAGGCTTTGAGGTTACCGACCGGATCAAACTTGGAGTTTCGCATTCGGAACAATGCAGTAAAGCGATTGATTTATTTGGCGATTATATTAAAAACGAAACTTTGACTGTTGAATTGGACAACAACACTGATCGCGGCACGGGAAAAGAATGGAACATTAATGGAGTAGTTACATTAATAGCAATAGAGAAATTGTAA
- a CDS encoding TraR/DksA C4-type zinc finger protein: MKKSEQKKYEKLLLAKRNQLIKEMGLLKKDTFNATLKENTGDLSSYSYHMADQGTDAMEREKAFMFASKSGRLLHHIDEALRRLRSGKFGKCVECGNPIDAARLEAVPHARMCIKCKEAEELRKARDK; this comes from the coding sequence GTGAAAAAATCAGAACAAAAAAAATACGAGAAGCTTCTCCTTGCGAAACGGAATCAGCTTATCAAAGAGATGGGACTATTGAAAAAAGATACTTTTAATGCTACATTAAAAGAAAATACCGGCGACCTGTCTTCCTACTCCTATCATATGGCTGACCAGGGAACTGATGCCATGGAGCGCGAAAAAGCCTTTATGTTTGCCTCGAAATCGGGACGTTTACTGCATCATATCGATGAGGCCTTAAGACGTCTGCGAAGCGGCAAATTTGGCAAGTGCGTTGAGTGCGGCAATCCTATTGATGCCGCTCGGCTTGAGGCTGTTCCCCATGCCAGAATGTGTATAAAATGCAAGGAAGCTGAGGAGTTGCGCAAAGCTCGTGATAAATAA
- the lspA gene encoding signal peptidase II, with product MINKQRPYLVVVFIVVFFDQLSKCIIHSTFFLGESKQVVGDLIRFTFIFNPGGAFGITFGSYWVYTILSLAAVIAVIAYFFKADKQPKFIKLCLALVVGGAAGNMIDRLIYRKVIDFIDIDIMDIIIPPFSFLSFDFSGLAISRWYTFNIADAAITIGLFGILIFLIFFHQSKQEIITADETEPIPDERPHT from the coding sequence GTGATAAATAAACAGAGACCTTATCTGGTCGTTGTTTTTATAGTTGTTTTTTTTGACCAGTTAAGCAAATGTATTATCCATTCCACTTTTTTTCTTGGCGAATCAAAGCAGGTTGTAGGCGATTTGATTCGCTTTACTTTTATTTTCAATCCCGGCGGCGCTTTCGGCATCACTTTCGGCAGTTATTGGGTATACACCATTTTATCATTAGCGGCAGTAATTGCGGTTATAGCATATTTTTTCAAAGCTGATAAACAACCCAAATTTATTAAGCTATGTCTTGCGCTGGTTGTTGGCGGCGCCGCGGGAAATATGATAGACCGCCTTATATATCGCAAAGTCATTGATTTTATAGATATAGATATTATGGATATAATTATACCGCCCTTTTCATTTCTGTCATTCGATTTTAGCGGACTTGCGATATCCAGATGGTATACTTTCAATATTGCTGATGCGGCTATAACAATCGGTTTGTTTGGCATATTAATTTTCCTCATATTTTTTCATCAATCGAAACAGGAAATAATAACAGCCGATGAAACGGAACCTATCCCGGATGAACGCCCCCATACTTAA
- a CDS encoding RluA family pseudouridine synthase has protein sequence MKRNLSRMNAPILKIVVGGNESGLRLDVFCTRKIEGYSRSHFTKLAAGGYIKLDDKTIKPSYKVKANELFIVQMAAPPPIEAQSENIPLDIRYEDDYLLIVNKPSGMVCHPAAGNYSGTLINGLLYYLSNMKEFSDRIRPGLVHRLDKDTSGLLVIAKDEQTLALLQKMMRKRLIERKYQALVWGRMPNVEGTIDLPLGRSPSDRKKMRVYGTKNRESVTHYKVIKTYAIAELLSVKLQTGRTHQIRVHMSYFGNPVVGDSTYGGRLKAVIRFTGSKKRLALALLRELNSQALHAYSLALEHPITKEQVSITSDIPSDMQKAIEILEQTAVKM, from the coding sequence ATGAAACGGAACCTATCCCGGATGAACGCCCCCATACTTAAAATAGTAGTTGGCGGCAATGAAAGCGGACTGCGTCTTGATGTTTTTTGTACCCGCAAAATCGAGGGTTATTCACGAAGTCATTTCACCAAGCTTGCCGCTGGCGGATATATAAAATTAGACGACAAAACAATTAAGCCTTCCTATAAAGTTAAAGCCAATGAGTTATTTATCGTTCAGATGGCCGCTCCGCCTCCAATTGAGGCTCAATCGGAAAACATTCCTTTGGATATTCGCTATGAAGATGACTATCTTTTAATTGTCAACAAACCATCCGGGATGGTTTGTCATCCGGCGGCGGGAAATTATAGCGGCACTTTAATCAATGGCCTGCTGTATTATCTGTCGAATATGAAAGAATTCTCCGATAGAATTCGCCCGGGGCTGGTTCACCGCCTTGACAAAGACACTTCCGGGTTGTTAGTTATTGCTAAGGATGAGCAAACGCTGGCGTTATTGCAAAAAATGATGAGAAAGCGTTTAATAGAGCGTAAGTATCAAGCCCTTGTCTGGGGCAGGATGCCAAATGTTGAGGGAACTATCGACTTGCCGTTAGGAAGATCGCCAAGCGACCGCAAAAAGATGAGAGTTTATGGAACGAAAAACCGCGAATCGGTAACACATTATAAAGTCATCAAAACTTATGCGATAGCTGAACTGTTGTCTGTGAAGCTGCAAACAGGCAGGACCCATCAGATAAGAGTACACATGTCATATTTCGGCAACCCGGTAGTGGGGGATTCAACTTATGGCGGACGGTTGAAAGCGGTCATAAGATTTACCGGCAGTAAAAAGCGGCTGGCGCTGGCATTGCTGCGTGAACTAAATAGTCAGGCTTTGCATGCCTACAGCTTGGCGTTAGAACATCCCATAACGAAAGAGCAAGTAAGTATTACCAGCGATATTCCAAGTGATATGCAAAAAGCAATCGAGATTTTGGAACAAACAGCAGTAAAAATGTGA
- a CDS encoding adenosine-specific kinase has protein sequence MDIEAIEIAMPDGCNVIFGQSHFIKTAESLYEAMVNGSPGVKFGLAFSEASQECLIRTEGSDDELIKLSAEALMNIGCGHSFIIYLKDAFPINFLPAIKNVPEVVGIFCATANPLQVVIARSKQGGAVLGVIDGLAPKGIEEEHHRQARKKFLRDIGYKL, from the coding sequence ATGGATATAGAAGCTATTGAAATAGCAATGCCGGATGGATGCAATGTTATTTTCGGGCAGTCGCATTTTATCAAAACAGCCGAGAGTCTTTATGAGGCGATGGTTAATGGCAGTCCCGGCGTAAAATTTGGGCTTGCTTTCTCGGAGGCATCGCAGGAATGTCTTATTCGCACTGAGGGCAGCGATGATGAGCTAATAAAGCTGTCTGCCGAGGCGCTTATGAATATCGGCTGCGGTCATAGTTTTATTATCTATTTGAAGGATGCTTTTCCTATCAACTTTCTGCCGGCGATTAAAAATGTCCCGGAGGTGGTCGGGATTTTCTGCGCCACAGCCAATCCGCTTCAGGTTGTGATTGCCCGCAGCAAACAAGGCGGCGCCGTTTTAGGCGTTATAGATGGATTAGCTCCGAAGGGCATTGAGGAAGAACACCATAGGCAGGCGCGCAAGAAATTCCTTCGCGATATTGGATATAAGCTTTGA